In Beutenbergia cavernae DSM 12333, the DNA window GCAGGGTCGTCATGACGCGCATCCCCTTCGTGCCGGCCGACGGCCGTGATCGTATCGGGCTCCGGGCGTGCCGAGTGCGGGGCGAACGCGTGAGTGCGGGCCGGTGCGCACCGCACTCGGACGCTCACTCCGCACTCGGCACGTCGACGACGGCGGAGCGCACGTCCCGCGTCGTCCTCACCTGTGTGTGGGCTCGGGTAACCTGGGTCGCGACCCCTCGTGTGGCGTCATCCCGCTGAACCCCCCCAGGGCCGGAAGGCAGCAAGGGCAGGTGGGCTCTGGCGGGTGCGCGAGGGGTCCTCACGTCCCGGAGCGTCCCGGAGCCCGGGCGCCGACGCTCACGAGCTCGCGCTCGCGTACCGGCGCAGCGCCACCACGAAGTGCCAGCGGGTGAGCAGCGCTCCCGCGAGGACGCAGCCGACACCCGCCACCGCGAACCGCGGGTCGGAGCCGCCGTCGAGCGCCGTGACCGGCAGGGTCGTGGCGAGCCCGATCGGGATCACGACGAGCAGGATCGTGCGCACGGCCGCCGGGAAGAACGCGACCGGATACCGCCCGGCGGACAGCAGGGTCGCCATGAGGTCGGTGACCGAGTCGACCGACTCCAGCCAGAACGCCAGGTAGCCCAGGTTCGTCCAGACCAGCGCGACGGCCACCAGGCCGACGGCGAACCACAGCGCGGCCAGCGCCACGTCCGCGGCGCTGGGACGAGCTCCGGCCTCGGCGAGACCGACGGCGACGAGCAGCAGCCCGGCCAGCCCGCTCCACAGCTCGGACGGCTGCATCCAGCGCACAGCGGCGTACCACTGCGTCGAGACGGGCCGGATGAGGACGCCGTCGAGCTCGCCGCGGCGGACGTAGTCGGTCATCTTCGCCTGGTTCGGCACCACGAACGCGCCGAGCAGGGCCATCGCGACCTGCGCCATCCCGGTCACGGCGATGACGAGCCCGACGTCCCAGCCGTTCACCTCGTCGGTGTGCTGGAACACCAGCAGCGCCGGGACGAGCCCGACCGCCACCTCGATGAGGCCGACGACGATCGTCGTCCAGGCCTGGGCGCGGAACTGCGCATCCCGGCCGAGCGCCTGGACGAACGCGGCGGCGGTGAAGCGCGCGTGACGGCGCAGCGTGCGCATCTCAGGCACCCGCCGCGGCGTAGGAGCGCAACCCGAGTCGCCACACGCCCGCGGCACCGGCCACGAAGACCGCCAGCCAGCCGACCTGGAGCGCGAAGCCGGCGGTGAGGCCGCCCGGCCCGCCCGCGGGATCCGCCAGCAGCACCTCCATCGGGTAGGACAGCATGAACCGGAACGGCTGCACCGCCGTCACCGCGGCGATCCCGGGCGGCATGAGCGCGAGCGGCACCACGGCCCCGGACAGCACCGGGGTGATGACGGCGAGCGCGCGGATGAAGCCCTGCACGTCCTCGAACCAGAACGCCAGCGAGCCGATCATGATGTCGAGAGCGAGCCGCATCCCGGCGGCGAGGACGACGGCGACCGCGAACAGGAGCCACCGGCCGGCGTCCGAGGGCAGGGCGATCCGATCACCGAGCAGCAGAGCGAGGGCAGCGATCAGCGGCACGATGATGACGAGCTTGACGACCTTCTCGCCCACGTTGTTCGCCACCGCGTCCAGGTGGGTCGACGCCGGCCGGATGAGCCACCGGTTGAGCGCGCCGTCACGGATCGACGCCGCCAGGTAGAACGCCGTCCAGGACGCGGTCAGCATGCCGACGACGCTCACGAGCAGGAAGTACGCCACCAGGAACTCGCCGTCGACCGGGAGCGGGGCGCCCGAGGCCAGGGCCGCCTGCCAGACCAGCAGCGACGTGATCGGCACGATCAGGTTCCCGATCTGCATGATGAGGAACTCGCCCCGGTACTGGAACGTCACGCCCACGTTCAGCGCGAACAGGCGACCGAAGAGGTGGAGCTGCCTCATGCGCCCTCACCCGCCAGCACCGCGCGCATGACGTCGTCGATGTCGGCGTCCCGCACCTCGATGTCGACGACCTCGCCCCAGCCCGGTGCGGCGGCGAGGAGCCGTTGGGCGGCCTCGCGCTCGACCTCGAGGTCGAGCCGGCTGCCGGTGGGTGAGTCGTCGGCGTCGACGAGGCGGACGCCCGGCGGCAGGAGGGCCGGGACGTGCGCGGATGCCGCGAACGTCAGCATGACCCGCTTGTGCGGACGGATGGTCCGCACGAGGTCGGGCAGGTCGCCGTCGTACTGGAGTCGGCCGTGGTCGACGAGGATGACGCGGCGGCACAGCTCGGCGACGTCGTCCATGTCGTGGCTCGTGAGGATGATCGTCGTACCGCGGGTCGCGTTGAGAGCGGCGAGGAACTCGCGCACCGCCGCCTTCGACACGACGTCGAGCCCGATCGTCGGCTCGTCCAGGAACAGCACGTCGGGCTCGTGGACGAGCGCGACGAGCAGCTCGCACTTCATCCGCTCGCCGAGCGACAGCTTGCGCACGGGGATGTCCAGCAGGTCGCGGAGCTGGAGCAGGTCGGCGAGCTCGTCCACCGTCGCGTCCAACCGGGTGCGGGGCAGGTCGTACATCGCCTGGTGGAGGCGGAGGCTGTCGGACGTCGACACGTCCCACCAGAGCATGGACTTCTGCCCGAGGACGACGGCGATGCGCCGCAGGAAGTCGTAGCGGCGCCGGGCCGGCTCGTGGCCGAGCACCGACACCGTGCCGGACGTCGGCCGCAGCAGCCCGGAGAGCATCTTCAGCGTGGTGGTCTTGCCGGCGCCGTTGCGCCCGAGCAGCCCGACGAACTCACCCTCGTGGATGGTGAGGTCGAGCGACTCGACGGCGACGCGGGTCTCGCGCGTGCGGTGGACGAGACCTCGCACGGCTGCGAGCAGCCCGGGCTGCTGTCGGTGGTACCGGTACTCCTTGCGCAGGGCGCGGGTCGAGATGACGGGTTGTGGCATGCGTGGGTCCTTGCTCTCGTGCGTGGTGCCGCCAGCGGCGCGGTGACCGGGGAGACTTCCCGGGGTCACCTCACGGGGGAGGCCGGGCCGGCGGCGAGGGATCGGTGCGGACGCACGCACGGAGGCGCCCGGGCGCAGTCGCTCCGGGCGTCACGGGGGCCAGGTCCGCGGACCTAGCTAGGTCGAGGCTTCGCCACGGCACCAGACTAGGCGTCCTCGCGGAGCACGCGCAGCGCGTTTTCCGTGAGCCGGCGGCTCGGCGGGCGGCGTCCACACGGTCCCGACGCCGTGTCGGGACCCCCGGTTAGGCTGACGCGGTGACCACAGCCCTGTACCGCCGGTACCGTCCGGACACGTTCGCGGACGTCATCGGGCAGGAGCACGTCACGGGTCCGCTCATGGCGGCGCTGCGGTCCGATCGCGCCACGCACGCGTACCTGTTCTCCGGTCCGCGAGGCTGCGGCAAGACGACGTCGGCCCGGATCCTCGCGCGGTGCCTCAACTGTGCGCAGGGACCGACGGACACGCCGTGCGGCACGTGCGACAGCTGTGTCGAGCTGGCGCGTGGCGGGCCGGGCAGCCTCGACGTCGTCGAGATCGACGCCGCGAGCCACAATGGTGTCGACGACGCCCGTGACCTGCGCGAACGCGCCGTCTTCGCCCCGGCGCGCGACCGCTACAAGATCTTCATCCTCGACGAGGCGCACATGGTGACGGCGCAGGGGTTCAACGCGCTGTTGAAGCTCGTCGAGGAGCCGCCGCCGCACGTGAAGTTCGTGTTCGCGACGACGGAGCCGGACCGCGTGATCGGCACGATCCGCTCGCGCACGCACCACTACCCGTTCCGGCTCGTTCCCCCGCAGGTGCTCGGCGACTACCTGGCTCAGGTGAGCGAGGCGGAGGGGGTGGCCGTGGCCCCGGGCGTCCTGCCGCTGGTCGTTCGCGCCGGTGGGGGATCGGTCCGGGACTCGATGTCGGTGCTGGACCAGCTCATGGCCGGTGCGGACTCCGATGGCCTCGACTACGACCGCGCGATCGCGCTCCTCGGGTTCACCCACGCGACCCTGCTGGACGACGTCGTCGACGCGTTCGCCGCCGGCGACGGCGCCACGGTGTTCCGGGTGATCGACAACGTGATCGAGTCGGGGCACGACCCGCGCCGATTCGTCGAGGACCTGCTCGAGCGGCTGCGCGACCTCATCGTCCTCGCCGCCGCAGGCGACCAGGCCGTCGCGGTGCTCCGCGCCATCCCGGAGGACCAGGTCGAACGGATGCGCGGCCAGGCGCAGCACCTCGGCGCCGCGCGACTGTCGCGAGCCGCCGACCTGGTCAACGCTGGGCTCACGGAGATGACCGGGGCGACGTCGCCGCGGCTGCAGCTCGAGCTGCTGTGCGCGCGCATCCTTCTGCCCGCGACGCCTGCGGCCGCGACGGGGGTGGAGCCGCGCTCCGCCGGCACGTCCGGCCCCGCCTCCGGCTCTGCGCCCTCCGGCGGCGCCGGGTCTGCCGCCGGTGCCGCGCCTTCGCGGCGCGAGACGCCGGCGCAGCCCGTGCCCCGCACCGAGCGGCCACCGGCTCCGGAGCGAGGGGCGCCGAGCCGGGCGGCGGCCGAGCCGCCCGCGGCGTCGGCCGCTCGCGGTGAGCGGGAGCGCGGCTCGGCGGCGCGCGCTGCGGACGAAGCGGGTCCCGAGTCGGCTGGGTCGGTGGCGTCGGGGTCCGCGGAGGCCGAACCGGGGGCGGCCCGTCGCGGAGCGCCCGCCACCGATGCGCCCGCGCGACGCCAGCAGCCCGACGCGCGCCCGGGTGGAGGCGATGACGTCGAGGGCCGTGGCGCTGGGGCCGGGCCGGAGGCCGAGGAGGCGCCTGGATCCGCGGAGCCGCCTCGCTCGGAGGTGTCGGACGAAGAGGCGCCTCGCTCCGGGGAGCCGGCCGCCGGGCAGTCTCGCTCGGAGGTGTCGGACGAAGAGGCGCCTCGCTCCGAGGTCCCGGCCGAAGGGCCGCCCCATCCGCAGGAGGCAGCCGCCGGGCGGACTCCGTCCGAGGCGCCCGCCGCCGGTCCGGTGTCCGCGGCCCCGCAGCCCGACCCCTCCCCGCTCACCGGCACGGACGCCGCCACCGTCAGGCGCCGCTGGCCCGAGGTGCTCGAGACCCTCTCCGGGATCCGGCGCGTGACGTGGACGCTGGTCGCGCAGAACGCGCAGGTCGCCTCGATCTCCGCGGGCGTGCTCGAGCTGGCGTTCGCGACCGAGGGCCTCGCCGTCACGTTCCGCAACGGGACCCACGCGGAGGCTCTGGAGCGTGCGCTGCACGAGACGCTCGGCCTCGACGTGCGGGTCCGGGCGACGATCGGCGACGCGGCGCCGACGTCGCCCCCGGCCGGCGGGACGTCGGGCGGAGCGGGTGCACCTGACGCGCCGGGCAGCGCGGGCGCCGGTGACCCGGCAGCGCGCGCCGCGGCCGACTGGGCCGCGCCGGTGGCTCGGCTCGACCCGCCGGAGCCTCCCGCGGGGGGCTCGGCTCCCGCTCCAGCCGATCCCGGGAGCACCCCGGCGCCCGGAGCGGCATCCCAGGCGAGGGCATCGGGCACCTCCGACGCGCGCCCGACCCAGGCGCGTGCCCCCCGCACCACCGACGCGCGCCCGACCCAGGCGAGGACGACCGCGGAGGCGCCACCCGCCGTCGTCGGCCCTGACGACCCCTGGCCGTCCGACGAGGACGACGACCCTGGTGAGCCCGGGGCGGGCAGCGGGCTCGTGGGTGCTCCCCTCGTCGCGCGCCTGCTCGGCGGCACGGTCATCGACGAGGTCGCCGACGGCCCGGGCGGCCCGCGCCCCGGCCCGTAGGCTGAGCCCGTGTACGAAGGCGCGGTCCAGGACCTCATCACCGAGCTCGGCCGGCTGCCGGGCGTAGGTCCCAAGAGCGCGCAGCGCATCGCGTTCCACGTGCTCGCCGCGGACCCGGACGACGTCGGCCGGCTCGCTCACGCCCTCACCGAGGTGAAGGCGCGGGTCCGGTTCTGCGAGACGTGCGGCAACGTCTCGGAGGAGGCGCAGTGCCGCATCTGCCTCGACCCGCGTCGCAACGCAGCGATCCTGTGCGTCGTCGAGGAGCCGAAGGACGTCGTCGCGATCGAGCGCACACGCGAGTTCCGCGGCCGGTACCACGTGCTCGGCGGCGCCATCAACCCGATCGACGGCGTGGGTCCCGACGACCTGCGCATCCGCGAGCTCATGACCCGGCTCGCGGACGGTCAGGTGACCGAGGTGATCATCGCGACCGACCCGAACGTCGAGGGCGAGGCGACGGCCACGTATCTGGCCCGCATGCTCGCCGGCATGGGGATCACCGTCTCGAGGCTCGCCTCGGGCCTGCCGGTCGGGGGCGACCTCGAGTACGCCGACGAGATCACGCTGGGCAGGGCGTTCGAAGGAAGGCGGAGGATCGATGTCTGACACCCCGGAGCACCAGGACCCGGCGGAGGCGCCGGCGCACGAGCTCGATGCCGACCTGACCGACCTCGCGGGGGCGACGGCGGGCGAGGTGCGCCGCTACCTCACGACGATCACGGAGGTCGCCGCCGGCGCGAACCCCGACGCCGCGATCCCGCTGCTCCTGCTCGCCGTCTCCGACCTGCTCGCCGCGGGCTCGAGGCTCGGCGCGATCGTCGACGTCGTCCCCGCGCAGCGGTTCGAGCCGGACGACGGCCCCGACGTCGACCTCGAGCCGCTCCGTCGAGGGCTCGAGAACCTCCTCGAGGGCATCGACGAGTACACCGAGGTCTCCGACCCGCTCGTGACGGCGGAGGTCGCCGTCGTGTCGCTGTCCGGCGATCTCGTGACCGTCGCCCAGGCTGCCGTGCAGGGGCTGCAGCACTTCGAGGCCGGGCACACGTCCGAGGCGCTGTGGTGGTGGCAGTACTCGTACCTGTCCTCGTGGGGGGAACGGGCGGCCGCCGCGCTGCGCGCTCTGCTCAGCGTGCTCGGGCACCTGCGGCTGGACGTGCCGGACGACGTCGCCGCCGAGGCGGAGTTCGAGGCTCTGCACCAGCCGTGACCGGACCGGACGACACGGTGCGGAAGGTTCCGCCCTCCTCAGGCGATCCGGGTCCCACGCGCCAGCGTGCGCGCCGGCACCCGCAGCCGACGGATCGTGACGGCGAGCGCGCCGGCGCCGAGCAGCAGGTAGACGCCGAGCCCCCACGGCCACACCGGGCCGCTCGACGGCAGCGGCTCCGGCGCGCCCGACCACGACGCCGGGCACTGGTCGATCTCGGTCGCCGGGCCGGCGTGGGCGTACCGGATGCCGGCGCTGATCGCGGCCATCGGGTTCGAGCCCGTGAGGTCGGGCGGCGTCAGGTCGGCCACGATGACGAACGGGTTGAGCGTCAGCAGCCAGGCGGTGCGCTCCAGGTGCGTGACGGGCAGCTCCTGGGTCCGCCACTCGCACTCCGGCGGCTCGTCACCCTCCCAGTCGTAGTCGGCGGCGACGTCGTACACCCTGACCTCGTCGGTGCGCGTCACGAGCGGCGCCGAGAGTCCGAACGCGATGAGTGTGCCGACGGACAGCCCGGCCACGGTGAGGTACGTGAGCACGGCGCTTCCCGACGTGCGCGCGGTGAGGGCCGAGAACGCCAGACCCACGGCGCACACGACGGCCAGGATGAGCGCGAGCAGCACGACGGTGCCGATCGCGACGACGACGGCAGTCCCGCCGAGCGCGAGACCCCACGCGAGGAACGGCAGCGAGGCCGCGAGGAACGCGAGCGCCGCGAGCCAGGCGGCGACGAGCTTGCCGACGGCGAGGTCCGCCGCCGACAGCGTCGTCACCTGCAGCGTCGCGAGCGTCCCGGCCGCCCGGTCGCCGTTCACGGACGTGGCGGACAGCGTCGGCGCCACCAGCAGGCCGAGGAACAGCACGAAGAAGAGCACGAGACCGAACACCGTGGCGCCGACGTCCTCCCGCGGCATCTGGGTGCCGCCGAAGTACGACACGGCTCCGCTGACGAGCGCGGTCACCCCACCGACGACGATCACCCACACGAGCAGCGCGATCTTCCAGCGGGTCGAGCGGACACGCTGGCGCAGCTCCAGCTGCGCCACGGTGCGCACACCCCACCACGTCAGGCCGCGCGGGACGTCGTCACCGTCCGGGACCGCGACGGGCACGTCGAACTGGGTGGTCATCGCCGTTCCGCCTCCAACGAGAGATACGCCTGCTCGAGCGCGCCGCCGGCCGGCGCGAGGGACGACACCGGGACACCGGCGGCGACGGCGTCGCGCAGCAGCGCGGCGGCGGCCCGCTCGTCGGGGAGGGTGACGATCGCGTCCGCTCCGCCGTCCACCGGCGGCCGGGCGTCGGCGTCGACGGCGAGCGGGAGCCCGACCGATGCCGCCCACGCGGCGAGCGCTGCGCCGTCGAGCGTCCGCAGCCGCCACCGCGTCGTGCCCTGCGTCGGCGCGACGTTCGTGGACGACGTCACGCCCCGGTCCAGGAACACGGCGTCGTCGACCAGCTCGTCGAGCTCGGCGAGAACGTGCGAGGAGATGAGGACGGCGGTCCCGGCGGCGGCGAGCTCGCGCACGAGGTGTCGCAGGTCGACCCTGGAGCGCGGGTCGAGCCCGGACGCCGGCTCGTCGAGCAGGAGCGCGCGCGGCCGGTGCACGAGGGCGCGCGCCAGCCCCAGCCGCTGCTTCTGGCCGCGCGAGAGGACGTGTGCCGGCACGTCCGCGTACTCGGTCAGGTGGACGACGGCGAGGAGCTCGTCGGCACGGGACGCCGCCTCGGGCGCGCTGATGCGGTACGCCGCGGCGACCGTCGTGAGCACCTCACGCGCCGTGAGCGAGTCCCAGGTGCCGAAGACGTCGGGCATCCAGCCCAGCAGGCGGCGAGCCCGGGCGCCGTCGTGGGCGGGGTCGAGCCCCGCCACGCGGACGACCCCGGCGTCCGGGGCGAGGAGCCCCGCGAGCATGAGCAGCAGCGTCGTCTTGCCGGAGCCGTTCGGGCCGACGAGCGCCGTGACCTGGCCCGGATGGACGCGGATCGAGGCGTCGGCGACCGCGCGGACCGAACCGAACCGGCGGGCGACGTGATCGGCGAACAGCGCGGCGCCGTCGCCGTGCTGTCGGACGTCAGTGACCGTCATGGCATGAACCTAAGCCTGAGGCCGCTGTCGGGACCCGGGGACACTGTGAACGGGTCGTGCCGATGCGGTGGGAGAGCGGGCCAGGAGGTCGACGCGAGGACCGTCTCGGCGGGCAGCGCCGGCGCACCCTCGCCGGGGACCCCGTGATAGGACGGGCGCGTGCCGCCCGACATCGACCTGCTCACGATCCTGCTGCTGGTGCTCGCCGGCCTCGCCGCGGGGTGGGTCGACGCCGTCGTCGGCGGCGGCGGGCTGATCCAGCTGCCGGCCCTGCTGCTGGTGCCCGGGATCACCCCGATCGAGGCGCTCGCGACCAACAAGCTGGGCTCGATCATGGGCACGTCCACGAGCTCGATCACCTACTACCGCCGCGTGCAGCCCGACCTGACGACGGCGGCCCCGATGGCCCTCGCCGCCCTCGCCGGGGCAAGTGGCGGTGCCCTGCTGGCCTCGCAGATACCCGGCGAGCTGTTCACGCCGATCATCCTCGTGGTGCTCGTGGGCGTCTTCGTGTTCACGCTGGCCAGGCCGCGGCTCGGCGCGCACACGCAGCTGCGCTGGGAAGGCAACCGGCACCGGTGGACCGCGGCCGGGCTCGGCGTCGCCATCGGTCTCTACGACGGGCTGCTCGGCCCCGGCACCGGCACGTTCCTCGTCATCGCGCTCGTGAGCGTGCTCGGCTACGCGTTCCTGCCGGCGTCGGCGATCGCGAAGATCGTCAACTTCGCGACGAACTTCGGGGCGCTCGTCGTGTTCGTCCCGCACGGCGTCGTGCTCTGGGGTCTGGGGCTGTGCGTCGGGGCGGCGAACCTCGTCGGCGCCTACATCGGCGCCCGGATGGCTGTCGCCAAGGGCAGCGCCTTCGTGAGGGTGGCGTTCGTCGTCGTCGTCGGCGTGCTCATCGTCCGGCTCGGCTGGGACGTCGTCGCCGACTGGCTCTCCTGACCCGAGTCCCCACACCACCCACCCGACCCCCTGCGGGCGCACGCTGTGGGTGCGACATCCGGGCTCCGTGAACACTCACTGAGCCCGGATGTCACAACCCACAGGCCGGTTGGCCACCCGGGGTGTCCGCCCGGACGGTCAGCCCTTGAGGGCCCCAGCCGCGATGTTCGCGATGAAGTGCCGCTGCCCGATGATGAACACCCCGATGAGCGGCAGCACGCTGATCAGCGCTCCCGCCATGACCATCCCGTAGTCGGTGAGGTAGATGGAGTTCAGCGTCTGGAGCGCCACCTGGAGGGTCTGCCGTTGCGGGTCGATGAGCACGACCAGGGGCCAGATGTAGTCGTTCCACGCGCCGATGAACGTGAAGATCCCGAGGAACGCCAGGCCGCCCCGGAGCATCGGAACGCCGATCGACCGGTAGCACCGGAAGAACCCGGCGCCGTCGATCCGAGCGGACTCCAACAGCTCGTCCGGGATCGAGTTCGTGGCGAACTGGCGCAGCAGGAAGATGCCGAAGGCGTTCGCCGCCCCGGGGATGATGAGCGCCTGCAGGCCGCCGATCCAGCCGAACCAGGACATGAGCACGAAGCTCGGCACCAGGGAGAGGCTGCCCGGGACGAGGAACGTCGCGATCAGCAGCGTGAACAGCACGTTCTTGCCCGGGAACGAGTACTTCGCGAACGTGAACGCCGCCAGCGAGTCGAAGAACATGACCAGGACGGCGAGCGCGCCGGCGACGAGGATCGTGTTCAGCAGGGCCTGGAACAGGTCGACGCTCGCCAGGAGGTTGCGCATGTTCTCGGCGAAGTTCGTGCCGAACGTGAGCTTCGGCGGGAAGCCGAAGATCTCTGCCGTGGTGTTCGTCGACATCGTGATGAGCCAGTAGAACGGGAAGATCGACATCAGGACGCCGATCCACAGGCAGACCTGCGTCACCAGCCTCGCCACGAGGTTGCGCTGCCGCGCGTGGCGGTCGACGCGTTCCTGGGTCGGGTCGCCCAGTCGAGGAGTCGTGAGCGCGCTCATGCCGACGCCCCCTTCTTCCGCCCACCGCGGATGCCGTCGCGTTCTCGGATGAGGCGCCAGTTGATGATCGCGAAGACGGCGGCGATGACGAAGAGCGCCCACGCGATCGCCGAGCCGTAGCCGAAGTCGAACTTCGTGAACGCCTGGTTGTACTGGTAGAGGACGATCGTCATGCCCGCCTCCCCGACGCCGCCGGTATCGCCGAGGAGCACCTGCGGCTCCGTGAACAGGCTCAGCCCACCGATCGTGGACGTGATGACGGTGAAGAGGATCACCGGGCGCAGCATCGGCACGGTGACGGAGCGGAAGATCCGCCACCCGTTCGCGCCGTCGACCTTGGCGGCGTCGTACAGGTCGGTCGGGATCGCCTGGAGGCCGGCGAGGTAGATGATCGCGTTGTAGCCGGTGAACCGCCAGATCACCATGACGGCGATCGTCACCTTGATGCCCCAGTTCGAGGAGAGCCACGGCACCTGGTCGATCCCCAGCCCGGCCAGGGCCGAGTTCACGATGCCGAAGCTGTCGGAGAAGATGGAGCCGAACACGATGGCCATGGCCACCATGCTCGTGACGTTGGGCAGGAAGTACGCGACGCGGAGGAAGCCCTTGAACCGGATGTTCTGGTGGAGCAGGAACGCGAGGACGAGGGCCAGGAACAGCATCGGGATCGTCGAGATCAACCAGATGACGAACGTGTTCCCGACGGCGTTCCAGAACCGTGGGTCGCTCAGCAGGAACTGATACTGCGCGAGGCCGACGAACCGCATCGGGCCGATGCCGTCCCAGTCCTGGAACGACAGGAAGACCGAGTACCCGATGGGGAAGAGCCCGAACACGAGGAACAGCAGGTAGAAGGGCGAGACCGCGAGGTACTGCGGCCAGAACCTCCTCAGGGGCGAGCCTTGCCTGGGGCGCGGCTGGTCCGTGGCGCGGGAGGCGGTGCGCCCCGGGGTCAGCCGGACGGACTCGTCGAGCGCGGCCATCAGATCACCCCTCGCTTCGCGAGGTTGCGGTCAGCCTCGGTGACGGCGTCGGCCCAGGCCTGCTCGGGATCCTTGCCGCTGGCCTCGACGTTCGTGAGCTCGGTGGCGAACGCGGCGGCCTGCGGCTCGTACGTGCTGACGAACGTGGGCGGGACATCGGGAGCGACGGCCGCGAAGAACTCGAGCGGGTCCTGCTCGCCGAAGAAGCCGGTGTCGCTCACCATCTCCCCGGCGGTGAACGCCTCCGGCGAGGACGGGAAGAGCTGGACCTCGTTGAACGTGGCGGCCTGGTTCTCGGGTGTGTTGAGCCAGGTGACGAACGCGAACGCGGCCTCGGGGTCCTTGCACGTGCTCGGGATGCAGAAGAACGAGCCACCGCTGTTCCCGGGCGGGCCGGGCTGGTGGGCGATGCGCCACGAGCCGGCGGTGTCGGGCGCCGTGTCGCCGAGGATCTGCGCCCACCACACGGCCTCGATGTGGCCGACCGTGCGGCCCGACGACCACGCCGAGTTCTGCTCCGTGGGAACCGGCAGCTTCGCCGTGATGCCGGCCTCGCTCGCCCGGATCGCGACCTCCCACGCCTCGCGGACGGCGCTGCCGTCCTCGGAGTAGAGCGGTCGGTTGTCGCGGTCGAAGTACCGCTCGGGCGAGGCGTTGAGGAACTGGCCGAACACCATGCCGGCGGTGTTCATCAGGGCCACGTCCGCCGTCGCGCGGAGCTCCGTGCCGAGCTCGATCCAGGCGTCCCAGTCGGCGACGGCGGCGCTGACGTCGTCCGGGTCGGACGGGAGGCCCGCCTCATCGAAGACGTCCGCACGGTAGTAGAAGCCCGTCGGTCCGGTGTCGAGCGGGAAGAAGAGCTGGCGGCCGGTCGGCGAGGTGCCGAGGTCCCACTTCCAGTCGAAGTAGCCCGCGGAGTGGTCCGCTGCGCCGAGCTCGTTGAGGTCGAAGAACTTGTCCTCGCTCGGGAAGTACAGCGAGCAGTTGGAGTTGATCGCTGCGACGTCCGGGATGTAGGCGCCACCCGCGAGCGACGTCCGGAAC includes these proteins:
- a CDS encoding ABC transporter ATP-binding protein, with protein sequence MPQPVISTRALRKEYRYHRQQPGLLAAVRGLVHRTRETRVAVESLDLTIHEGEFVGLLGRNGAGKTTTLKMLSGLLRPTSGTVSVLGHEPARRRYDFLRRIAVVLGQKSMLWWDVSTSDSLRLHQAMYDLPRTRLDATVDELADLLQLRDLLDIPVRKLSLGERMKCELLVALVHEPDVLFLDEPTIGLDVVSKAAVREFLAALNATRGTTIILTSHDMDDVAELCRRVILVDHGRLQYDGDLPDLVRTIRPHKRVMLTFAASAHVPALLPPGVRLVDADDSPTGSRLDLEVEREAAQRLLAAAPGWGEVVDIEVRDADIDDVMRAVLAGEGA
- a CDS encoding ABC transporter permease, which translates into the protein MRTLRRHARFTAAAFVQALGRDAQFRAQAWTTIVVGLIEVAVGLVPALLVFQHTDEVNGWDVGLVIAVTGMAQVAMALLGAFVVPNQAKMTDYVRRGELDGVLIRPVSTQWYAAVRWMQPSELWSGLAGLLLVAVGLAEAGARPSAADVALAALWFAVGLVAVALVWTNLGYLAFWLESVDSVTDLMATLLSAGRYPVAFFPAAVRTILLVVIPIGLATTLPVTALDGGSDPRFAVAGVGCVLAGALLTRWHFVVALRRYASASS
- the recR gene encoding recombination mediator RecR, with the translated sequence MYEGAVQDLITELGRLPGVGPKSAQRIAFHVLAADPDDVGRLAHALTEVKARVRFCETCGNVSEEAQCRICLDPRRNAAILCVVEEPKDVVAIERTREFRGRYHVLGGAINPIDGVGPDDLRIRELMTRLADGQVTEVIIATDPNVEGEATATYLARMLAGMGITVSRLASGLPVGGDLEYADEITLGRAFEGRRRIDV
- a CDS encoding DUF5063 domain-containing protein; amino-acid sequence: MSDTPEHQDPAEAPAHELDADLTDLAGATAGEVRRYLTTITEVAAGANPDAAIPLLLLAVSDLLAAGSRLGAIVDVVPAQRFEPDDGPDVDLEPLRRGLENLLEGIDEYTEVSDPLVTAEVAVVSLSGDLVTVAQAAVQGLQHFEAGHTSEALWWWQYSYLSSWGERAAAALRALLSVLGHLRLDVPDDVAAEAEFEALHQP
- a CDS encoding DNA polymerase III subunit gamma and tau; amino-acid sequence: MTTALYRRYRPDTFADVIGQEHVTGPLMAALRSDRATHAYLFSGPRGCGKTTSARILARCLNCAQGPTDTPCGTCDSCVELARGGPGSLDVVEIDAASHNGVDDARDLRERAVFAPARDRYKIFILDEAHMVTAQGFNALLKLVEEPPPHVKFVFATTEPDRVIGTIRSRTHHYPFRLVPPQVLGDYLAQVSEAEGVAVAPGVLPLVVRAGGGSVRDSMSVLDQLMAGADSDGLDYDRAIALLGFTHATLLDDVVDAFAAGDGATVFRVIDNVIESGHDPRRFVEDLLERLRDLIVLAAAGDQAVAVLRAIPEDQVERMRGQAQHLGAARLSRAADLVNAGLTEMTGATSPRLQLELLCARILLPATPAAATGVEPRSAGTSGPASGSAPSGGAGSAAGAAPSRRETPAQPVPRTERPPAPERGAPSRAAAEPPAASAARGERERGSAARAADEAGPESAGSVASGSAEAEPGAARRGAPATDAPARRQQPDARPGGGDDVEGRGAGAGPEAEEAPGSAEPPRSEVSDEEAPRSGEPAAGQSRSEVSDEEAPRSEVPAEGPPHPQEAAAGRTPSEAPAAGPVSAAPQPDPSPLTGTDAATVRRRWPEVLETLSGIRRVTWTLVAQNAQVASISAGVLELAFATEGLAVTFRNGTHAEALERALHETLGLDVRVRATIGDAAPTSPPAGGTSGGAGAPDAPGSAGAGDPAARAAADWAAPVARLDPPEPPAGGSAPAPADPGSTPAPGAASQARASGTSDARPTQARAPRTTDARPTQARTTAEAPPAVVGPDDPWPSDEDDDPGEPGAGSGLVGAPLVARLLGGTVIDEVADGPGGPRPGP
- a CDS encoding ABC transporter permease, producing MTTQFDVPVAVPDGDDVPRGLTWWGVRTVAQLELRQRVRSTRWKIALLVWVIVVGGVTALVSGAVSYFGGTQMPREDVGATVFGLVLFFVLFLGLLVAPTLSATSVNGDRAAGTLATLQVTTLSAADLAVGKLVAAWLAALAFLAASLPFLAWGLALGGTAVVVAIGTVVLLALILAVVCAVGLAFSALTARTSGSAVLTYLTVAGLSVGTLIAFGLSAPLVTRTDEVRVYDVAADYDWEGDEPPECEWRTQELPVTHLERTAWLLTLNPFVIVADLTPPDLTGSNPMAAISAGIRYAHAGPATEIDQCPASWSGAPEPLPSSGPVWPWGLGVYLLLGAGALAVTIRRLRVPARTLARGTRIA
- a CDS encoding ABC transporter permease, whose amino-acid sequence is MRQLHLFGRLFALNVGVTFQYRGEFLIMQIGNLIVPITSLLVWQAALASGAPLPVDGEFLVAYFLLVSVVGMLTASWTAFYLAASIRDGALNRWLIRPASTHLDAVANNVGEKVVKLVIIVPLIAALALLLGDRIALPSDAGRWLLFAVAVVLAAGMRLALDIMIGSLAFWFEDVQGFIRALAVITPVLSGAVVPLALMPPGIAAVTAVQPFRFMLSYPMEVLLADPAGGPGGLTAGFALQVGWLAVFVAGAAGVWRLGLRSYAAAGA